In a single window of the Perca flavescens isolate YP-PL-M2 chromosome 18, PFLA_1.0, whole genome shotgun sequence genome:
- the zfp36l1b gene encoding mRNA decay activator protein ZFP36L1b, whose translation MTATIISPFFEYREVPNKNSKMFNYSNNNNSLGGPQLMSVQCSNANFSSCTPIESLLDRKVVGAPSAGDRFQRRHSVSLSSAKLSQNQFVNNLKRHPSVLFGSSCSNNKENHFSERSYSELEDRQWSGSQVCVDGSSQVNPSRYKTELCRPFEENGTCKYGDKCQFAHGMHELRSLSRHPKYKTELCRTFHTVGFCPYGPRCNFIHNAEERRGPPPLSAFNKMERPRLQHSFSFAGFPSSSSRQDSPTSITPPPMFSTEDLTEWQRNPFTYSSQEFASLFGPSLGSPPVSEPQVPTPPSPTTSCFFQPMSDSSPCHLGSLSDQEGYQSSLGSQSGSESPLLDASRRLPIFSRLSVSDD comes from the exons ATGACAGCGACCATTATTTCTCCTTTCTTCGAATACAGAGAAGTGCCTAACAAG AACAGTAAGATGTTCAACTAcagcaacaacaataacagtctTGGTGGACCTCAACTGATGTCTGTCCAATGCTCCAATGCCAACTTCTCCTCCTGCACGCCCATTGAATCCCTGCTGGACAGGAAGGTGGTGGGGGCCCCCTCTGCAGGAGACCGGTTTCAACGCCGTCACTCAGTCAGCCTCTCGAGTGCGAAGTTAAGCCAGAACCAGTTTGTCAACAACCTTAAAAGGCATCCCTCTGTGTTATTTGGtagcagctgcagcaacaacaaggAGAACCATTTCAGTGAGCGCTCCTACTCAGAGCTGGAGGATAGGCAGTGGTCTGGCAGTCAGGTGTGTGTGGATGGAAGCAGCCAAGTCAACCCGAGCCGCTATAAGACAGAGCTGTGCCGGCCCTTTGAAGAGAATGGCACCTGTAAATACGGCGATAAGTGCCAGTTCGCCCACGGCATGCATGAGCTGCGCAGCCTGAGCCGCCACCCAAAGTACAAGACTGAGCTGTGCCGCACCTTCCATACCGTCGGTTTCTGTCCGTATGGCCCCCGATGCAACTTTATCCACAACGCAGAGGAGCGCCGTGGGCCCCCTCCCCTTTCCGCCTTTAACAAAATGGAGCGCCCTCGGCTGCAGCACAGCTTCAGCTTTGCCGGCTTCCCCAGCTCCAGCAGCCGGCAGGACAGCCCCACCTCCATTACACCTCCACCCATGTTCTCCACCGAAGACCTGACAGAGTGGCAGAGAAACCCCTTCACTTACTCCAGCCAGGAGTTTGCCAGCCTGTTTGGGCCCAGCTTGGGGTCACCACCTGTGTCTGAGCCTCAGGTTCCGACTCCACCTTCCCCAACCACCTCCTGCTTTTTCCAACCCATGTCAGATAGCTCCCCCTGCCATTTGGGCTCTCTGTCTGACCAGGAGGGCTATCAGAGCAGCCTGGGCAGTCAGAGTGGCTCTGAGTCCCCGCTCCTGGATGCCTCCCGTCGCCTCCCCATTTTCAGCaggctctctgtctctgatgaTTAA